Proteins found in one Pectobacterium atrosepticum genomic segment:
- the recX gene encoding recombination regulator RecX — protein sequence MNKPLHYAMNVLSVRDYSEVEIRRKCAAYLYKSEGTESEADEAIAQAAAEDVEAAIAYCKEHGWLDDARYARRYISSRSRKGYGVQRIRMELSQKGIDKATLTTALNESDIDWCMLAKSVVERKFGHPLSDEWKDKVKHQRYLLYRGFFHEEIQSIYTNFSD from the coding sequence ATGAATAAACCATTACACTATGCGATGAATGTGCTTTCTGTTCGCGATTATAGTGAAGTCGAAATACGCCGCAAATGTGCGGCGTATTTATATAAGTCAGAAGGTACGGAAAGTGAAGCAGACGAAGCCATAGCCCAAGCTGCGGCAGAAGATGTGGAAGCGGCGATTGCTTACTGCAAAGAACACGGTTGGCTGGATGATGCGCGCTATGCTCGCCGCTATATCAGTAGCCGGAGCCGCAAAGGTTACGGTGTCCAACGGATCAGAATGGAGCTAAGCCAGAAAGGAATCGATAAGGCAACGTTAACCACGGCATTGAACGAGAGTGATATCGACTGGTGCATGCTGGCGAAATCGGTTGTGGAACGGAAATTCGGGCATCCTCTGTCCGATGAATGGAAAGACAAAGTCAAACATCAGCGATATCTGCTCTATCGTGGTTTCTTTCATGAAGAAATCCAGTCAATTTATACGAATTTTTCAGATTGA
- the recA gene encoding recombinase RecA: MAIDENKQKALAAALGQIEKQFGKGSIMRLGEDRSMDVETISTGSLSLDIALGAGGLPMGRIVEIYGPESSGKTTLTLQVIAAAQREGKTCAFIDAEHALDPIYAKKLGVDIDNLLCSQPDTGEQALEICDALTRSGAVDVIIVDSVAALTPKAEIEGEIGDSHMGLAARMMSQAMRKLAGNLKQANTLLIFINQIRMKIGVMFGNPETTTGGNALKFYASVRLDIRRTGAIKEGEEVVGSETRVKVVKNKVAAPFKQAEFQILYGEGINIHGELVDLGVKHKLIEKAGAWYSYNGDKIGQGKANACNFLKENPTISAELDKKLREMLLHKGNELKPAAAGNSHDEDELAGEGKEEF; the protein is encoded by the coding sequence ATGGCTATTGATGAGAACAAACAAAAGGCACTTGCGGCAGCACTGGGCCAAATCGAAAAGCAATTTGGTAAAGGTTCTATCATGCGGTTGGGCGAAGATCGCTCAATGGATGTTGAAACCATTTCTACTGGTTCTTTGTCCCTTGATATTGCTTTAGGTGCCGGCGGTTTACCTATGGGCCGCATCGTTGAGATTTATGGCCCAGAATCCTCTGGTAAAACCACGCTGACCTTACAGGTGATTGCTGCTGCTCAGCGCGAAGGCAAAACCTGTGCGTTTATCGATGCTGAACATGCGTTGGACCCTATTTATGCGAAAAAACTTGGTGTAGATATTGATAATCTGCTGTGTTCGCAGCCGGATACCGGCGAGCAGGCGTTGGAGATTTGTGATGCACTAACGCGCTCTGGTGCTGTTGACGTTATTATCGTCGACTCCGTTGCAGCGCTGACGCCAAAAGCTGAAATTGAAGGCGAAATTGGTGACTCTCACATGGGGCTGGCTGCACGTATGATGAGCCAGGCTATGCGTAAATTGGCGGGTAACCTGAAGCAAGCTAATACGCTGCTGATCTTCATCAACCAGATCCGTATGAAAATTGGTGTGATGTTTGGTAACCCTGAAACCACTACCGGCGGTAACGCACTGAAGTTTTATGCCTCTGTTCGTTTGGATATTCGTCGTACTGGCGCTATCAAGGAAGGCGAAGAAGTCGTCGGTAGCGAAACCCGCGTTAAAGTTGTGAAGAATAAAGTGGCAGCACCGTTCAAGCAGGCTGAATTCCAAATTTTGTACGGCGAAGGCATCAATATCCACGGTGAGCTGGTTGATCTGGGTGTGAAACACAAGCTGATCGAAAAAGCGGGTGCCTGGTATAGCTATAACGGCGACAAGATCGGTCAGGGTAAAGCGAATGCCTGTAATTTCCTGAAAGAGAATCCGACGATTTCTGCTGAACTGGATAAGAAATTGCGCGAAATGCTGCTGCATAAAGGCAATGAGTTGAAGCCGGCTGCTGCGGGAAATAGCCATGACGAGGATGAACTCGCTGGCGAAGGTAAAGAAGAGTTTTAA
- the pncC gene encoding nicotinamide-nucleotide amidase, whose amino-acid sequence MTEADILRLSALVGEKLKARGATLTCAESCTGGWLAKSITDVAGSSGWFDYGFVTYSNLAKQRLVNVSADTLERHGAVSEYVVNEMAAGALQAAHADFAISISGVAGPDGGTEEKPVGTVWFGFTDKQGGAFARTMRFSGDRNAVRLQSVHFALQTLLDVFLKK is encoded by the coding sequence ATGACGGAAGCTGACATTCTACGGTTGAGTGCTTTGGTGGGCGAGAAACTGAAAGCTCGTGGTGCCACGTTGACGTGTGCAGAATCCTGTACTGGAGGCTGGCTGGCTAAGTCTATTACCGATGTTGCGGGGAGCTCTGGCTGGTTTGACTATGGCTTTGTGACGTACAGCAATCTGGCCAAACAGCGTCTGGTAAATGTTAGCGCAGATACATTGGAACGACATGGCGCAGTGAGTGAATATGTCGTCAATGAGATGGCCGCAGGGGCTTTGCAGGCCGCGCATGCCGATTTTGCTATATCGATCAGCGGCGTCGCTGGGCCAGACGGGGGGACTGAAGAGAAACCTGTCGGCACGGTGTGGTTTGGCTTCACCGACAAGCAGGGTGGGGCATTCGCCCGGACAATGCGATTTAGCGGAGACCGAAACGCGGTACGTCTGCAATCGGTCCATTTTGCGCTGCAAACGCTGCTCGACGTGTTTTTGAAAAAATAA
- a CDS encoding SRPBCC family protein — translation MFPSFLRRTAAKNGSYANEISSSIIINRPAERLFDLWRKPETLPILMGHFASIEILNHTDSNWRINTPIGSLIEWQARIIDEKPGEYIHWRSLEGARVPNEGRLSFQPAASEAGTAVTLTIRYNPPGGLIGKKIGQMFDMFSRDMLTKTLYRFKKLAEDERV, via the coding sequence GTGTTTCCCTCTTTCTTAAGAAGAACCGCAGCGAAAAACGGCAGTTATGCCAATGAAATCAGCAGCAGCATTATTATCAATCGCCCGGCAGAACGCTTGTTTGATCTTTGGCGCAAACCAGAAACGTTGCCGATCCTGATGGGCCATTTCGCCAGTATAGAGATACTGAACCATACCGATTCCAACTGGCGAATTAACACACCGATTGGCTCACTCATTGAGTGGCAGGCTCGCATCATTGACGAAAAACCGGGGGAGTATATCCACTGGCGTTCTCTGGAAGGAGCACGCGTTCCCAATGAAGGCCGACTTTCTTTTCAACCTGCTGCGTCGGAAGCGGGTACGGCCGTGACGCTGACGATTCGCTACAATCCACCGGGAGGCTTGATAGGGAAAAAGATCGGCCAAATGTTTGATATGTTTTCTCGCGATATGCTGACGAAAACACTCTATCGCTTTAAGAAATTAGCGGAGGATGAGCGGGTCTAA
- a CDS encoding MarC family NAAT transporter — protein MLELIQTIGLGLVLILPLANPLTTVAVFLAMSGNMSQGERNRQIFQASIYVFIIMTVAYYAGQIVMNTFGISIPGLRIAGGLIVAFIGFRMLFPQQKPEHAPEVKSKKEEIDDSFSANEVNIAFVPLAMPSTAGPGTIALIISSASQIKSGVDITPWVVTVAPVLTFMLISLIVWLSLKSSGLIMRLIGKSGIEAISRLMGFLLVCMGVQFIINGTLEIVHSLH, from the coding sequence ATGCTGGAATTGATTCAAACCATTGGCCTTGGTCTGGTGTTAATCCTGCCACTCGCGAATCCACTGACAACGGTAGCGGTATTCTTGGCGATGTCAGGCAACATGAGTCAAGGGGAGCGAAATCGTCAGATCTTTCAGGCCTCGATCTATGTCTTCATCATCATGACCGTCGCGTACTACGCGGGCCAAATCGTTATGAATACTTTCGGGATTTCTATTCCCGGATTGCGTATTGCCGGTGGGCTCATTGTGGCATTCATCGGTTTTCGCATGCTTTTCCCCCAGCAAAAGCCAGAACACGCACCTGAAGTCAAAAGTAAAAAAGAAGAAATTGACGACAGTTTCTCCGCCAATGAAGTCAATATTGCCTTCGTTCCACTGGCGATGCCCAGCACCGCGGGGCCAGGAACCATTGCCCTCATCATCAGTTCTGCATCACAAATCAAGAGCGGCGTCGACATCACGCCATGGGTTGTTACCGTTGCCCCCGTACTCACTTTTATGTTGATCAGCCTGATAGTCTGGCTCAGTCTGAAAAGTTCTGGCCTGATTATGCGTCTGATCGGAAAAAGCGGTATTGAAGCCATTTCACGGCTGATGGGTTTTTTGCTGGTTTGCATGGGTGTGCAGTTCATCATTAACGGCACACTGGAGATCGTGCATTCTCTCCATTAA